From the genome of Notolabrus celidotus isolate fNotCel1 chromosome 5, fNotCel1.pri, whole genome shotgun sequence, one region includes:
- the supt20 gene encoding transcription factor SPT20 homolog isoform X3 translates to MQQVLEYALDRAEYIVESARQRPAKRRLSSGGRKSLYQKLYELYMEECEKEPELKNLRRNVNLLEKLVSQESVSCLVVNLYPGNEGYSLMLRGKNGSDSETIRLPYEEGELLEYLDAEELPPILVDLLEKSQVNIFHCGCVVVEVRDYRQSVNTKMPTYQSRHILLRPTMQTLICDVHAMTSDHHKWTQDDKLQLESQLILATAEPLCLDPSISVTCTANRLLYNKQKMNTRSMKRCFKRHSRAALNRQQELSHLPMPPQLQLYDYLQRRKERKTAPVIDLKISKIGNCVDMWKQSNCQLTVPKEIDVEKYAVVEKSLQLEDSQPTTVIWPAEEVVDDYTFECEVGGQAQRTKVSIFQSMGDPRVYGKIYCAKETKVEEDSNDLKLIHPPFLIGSKIDADRFLNQYKGVYERDVKCQVKMSHNSGTSGQGPPSPSKDEGDGISPLVQTSVLGKGVKHRPPPIKLPSSSSSSGNPYSSNTSGLLKCPTPPPAKSQSLNRKHSMELGQVGLLSPASLSPMGTTQRSGTPKPSTPTPTNTPCSTPHPADSLSAPLSLTPTPSDLPMVQSQTQPTLLTPFAQQQLALSQPLPVMTIPLPTMGTSITTGTTSSQVMPNPAGLNFINVVSSVCSPQTLMSGSNPMLGPGLNLSGILPPGGLMPTMQSAAQTGSPFGLNSSAGLRPLNLLQIPTGPLIFNSLQQQQLSQFSPQQSQSATSSPQQQGESGEQGSDQSLGNQQTAVINLGVGGFMSPQAAVLSQLGCGLDGPGPPLPSPRLQQQHQPQIQLQFLQHQMQQQQQMAMGAAAPQGGTPRQHTASQPRSKRKRSLPQPLPKS, encoded by the exons ATG CAACAAGTTTTGGAATATGCATTGGATCGAGCCGAG TACATTGTTGAAAGTGCTCGACAACGACCAGCCAAACGGAGACTTTCATCTGGTGGGAGGAAGAGTCTTTATCAGAAGCTCTATGAGCTGTACATGGAGGAATGCGAGAAAGAGCCAGAGTTAAAG AATTTAAGAAGAAATGTGAATCTACTGGAGAAGCTGGTGTCTCAGGAGTCCGTCTCGTGTCTTGTGGTCAACCTGTACCCCGGGAATGAAGGCTACTCTCTAATGCTCAGGGGCAAAAATGGATCTG ATTCAGAAACCATCCGGCTGCCAtatgaagaaggagagctgcTGGAGTACCTAGATGCTGAGGAGCTGCCTCCTATTCTGGTGGATCTGTTGGAGAAATCACAG GTGAACATCTTCCACTGTGGCTGTGTGGTAGTAGAAGTGAGAGACTACAGGCAGTCTGTTAATACAAAGATGCCCACCTATCAGAGCAGACACATCCTGCTGCGGCCAACCATGCAG ACTCTAATCTGTGATGTCCATGCCATGACCAGTGACCACCACAAGTGGACACAG gACGACAAACTGCAGCTGGAGAGTCAGTTGATATTGGCCACAGCTGAACCTCTGTGCCTGGACCCCTCCATTTCTGTCACCTGCACAGCCAACCGTCTGCTCTACAACAAACAGAAGATGAACACTCGCTCCATGAAACG ctgtttCAAGAGGCACTCTCGAGCTGCTCTGAACCGGCAGCAGGAGCTCTCCCATCTGCCTATGCCGCCACAGCTTCAACTCTACGACTACCTacagaggagaaaggagaggaaaactgCTCCTGTAATAGACCTGAAGATCTCCAAGATTGGAAAC TGTGTCGACATGTGGAAACAAAGCAACTGCCAGTTAACTGTACCGAAAGAAATTGAT GTGGAGAAATACGCTGTGGTTGAGAAATCTCTGCAGTTGGAGGACTCTCAGCCCACCACTGTGATCTGGCCTGCTGAG GAAGTTGTAGATGACTACACCTTTGAGTGTGAGGTGGGGGGCCAAGCACAGAGGACCAAGGTGTCTATCTTCCAGTCGATGGGAGACCCACGGGTGTACGGAAAGATCTACTGCGCTAAAGAAACAAAAGTAGAGGAGGACAGCAACGACCTGAAGCTCATACATCCTCC TTTTCTCATAGGCTCAAAGATAGATGCAGATCG GTTTCTTAATCAGTATAAAGGAGTTTATGAGAGGGATGTAAAGTGTCAGGTGAAGATGTCACATAACTCAGGCACCTCAGGGCAGGGGCCGCCCTCGCCCAGCAAAGATGAG GGTGACGGTATTTCTCCACTGGTCCAGACGTCTGTTTTGGGAAAAGGTGTGAAGCACCGACCCCCTCCCATCAAACTGCCTTCtagcagcagctcctcag GTAATCCATATAGTTCCAACACCAGTGGTCTTCTGAAGTGCCCTACGCCCCCTCCAGCCAAAAGCCAATCTCTGAACAGGAAACACTCCATGGAGCTGGGCCAGGTGGGCCTCCTGTCGcctgcctccctctcccccATGGGCACCACACAGA gATCGGGGACCCCAAAGCCatccacccccacccccaccaaCACGCCATGCTCGACGCCTCACCCTGCCgactccctctctgctcctctctcgtTGACCCCCACGCCTTCAGACCTTCCAATGGTTCAGAGCCAGACACAGCCCACCCTCCTCACGCCCTTTGCCCAGCAGCAACTCGCTCTGAGCCAGCCTCTCCCCGTCATGACCATCCCTCTGCCCACCATGGGAACATCCATCACCACGGGGACCACGTCATCGCAGGTCATGCCCAACCCGGCGGGGCTCAATTTCATCAACGTGGTCAGCTCTGTCTG CAGTCCTCAGACCCTGATGAGCGGCTCCAATCCCATGCTGGGTCCAGGTCTTAACCTGAGTGGAATCCTGCCACCTGGAGGGTTGATGCCCACCATGCAGTCAGCAGCACAGACTG GGAGTCCGTTTGGCCTTAACAGCAGTGCTGGGTTGAGACCGCTGAATCTACTGCAG ATCCCCACTGGTCCTCTCATCTTtaactctctgcagcagcagcagctttctcAGTTCTCGCCACAGCAGAGTCAGTCAGCCACCTCCAGCCCTCAACAGCAGGGGGAATCG GGTGAACAGGGCTCAGATCAAAGTTTAGGAAACCAGCAAACAGCGGTTATCAACCTAGGAGTCGGAGGCTTCATGTCTCCACAGGCAGCAG TGCTGTCCCAGTTGGGCTGTGGGCTGGACGGGCCTGGGCCCCCACTGCCTTCTCCAAGgcttcagcagcagcaccagccACAGATCCAA TTGCAATTCTTGCAGCACcaaatgcagcagcagcagcaaatggCTATGGgagcagcagctcctcagggGGGAACACCACGGCAACATACCGCCAGCCAACCAAGAagtaagaggaagaggagtctgCCACAGCCGCTCCCGAAGTCATGA
- the supt20 gene encoding transcription factor SPT20 homolog isoform X5: MQQVLEYALDRAEYIVESARQRPAKRRLSSGGRKSLYQKLYELYMEECEKEPELKNLRRNVNLLEKLVSQESVSCLVVNLYPGNEGYSLMLRGKNGSDSETIRLPYEEGELLEYLDAEELPPILVDLLEKSQVNIFHCGCVVVEVRDYRQSVNTKMPTYQSRHILLRPTMQTLICDVHAMTSDHHKWTQDDKLQLESQLILATAEPLCLDPSISVTCTANRLLYNKQKMNTRSMKRCFKRHSRAALNRQQELSHLPMPPQLQLYDYLQRRKERKTAPVIDLKISKIGNCVDMWKQSNCQLTVPKEIDVEKYAVVEKSLQLEDSQPTTVIWPAEEVVDDYTFECEVGGQAQRTKVSIFQSMGDPRVYGKIYCAKETKVEEDSNDLKLIHPPFLIGSKIDADRFLNQYKGVYERDVKCQVKMSHNSGTSGQGPPSPSKDEGDGISPLVQTSVLGKGVKHRPPPIKLPSSSSSSGNPYSSNTSGLLKCPTPPPAKSQSLNRKHSMELGQVGLLSPASLSPMGTTQRSGTPKPSTPTPTNTPCSTPHPADSLSAPLSLTPTPSDLPMVQSQTQPTLLTPFAQQQLALSQPLPVMTIPLPTMGTSITTGTTSSQVMPNPAGLNFINVVSSVCSPQTLMSGSNPMLGPGLNLSGILPPGGLMPTMQSAAQTGSPFGLNSSAGLRPLNLLQIPTGPLIFNSLQQQQLSQFSPQQSQSATSSPQQQGESGEQGSDQSLGNQQTAVINLGVGGFMSPQAAVAILAAPNAAAAANGYGSSSSSGGNTTATYRQPTKK, encoded by the exons ATG CAACAAGTTTTGGAATATGCATTGGATCGAGCCGAG TACATTGTTGAAAGTGCTCGACAACGACCAGCCAAACGGAGACTTTCATCTGGTGGGAGGAAGAGTCTTTATCAGAAGCTCTATGAGCTGTACATGGAGGAATGCGAGAAAGAGCCAGAGTTAAAG AATTTAAGAAGAAATGTGAATCTACTGGAGAAGCTGGTGTCTCAGGAGTCCGTCTCGTGTCTTGTGGTCAACCTGTACCCCGGGAATGAAGGCTACTCTCTAATGCTCAGGGGCAAAAATGGATCTG ATTCAGAAACCATCCGGCTGCCAtatgaagaaggagagctgcTGGAGTACCTAGATGCTGAGGAGCTGCCTCCTATTCTGGTGGATCTGTTGGAGAAATCACAG GTGAACATCTTCCACTGTGGCTGTGTGGTAGTAGAAGTGAGAGACTACAGGCAGTCTGTTAATACAAAGATGCCCACCTATCAGAGCAGACACATCCTGCTGCGGCCAACCATGCAG ACTCTAATCTGTGATGTCCATGCCATGACCAGTGACCACCACAAGTGGACACAG gACGACAAACTGCAGCTGGAGAGTCAGTTGATATTGGCCACAGCTGAACCTCTGTGCCTGGACCCCTCCATTTCTGTCACCTGCACAGCCAACCGTCTGCTCTACAACAAACAGAAGATGAACACTCGCTCCATGAAACG ctgtttCAAGAGGCACTCTCGAGCTGCTCTGAACCGGCAGCAGGAGCTCTCCCATCTGCCTATGCCGCCACAGCTTCAACTCTACGACTACCTacagaggagaaaggagaggaaaactgCTCCTGTAATAGACCTGAAGATCTCCAAGATTGGAAAC TGTGTCGACATGTGGAAACAAAGCAACTGCCAGTTAACTGTACCGAAAGAAATTGAT GTGGAGAAATACGCTGTGGTTGAGAAATCTCTGCAGTTGGAGGACTCTCAGCCCACCACTGTGATCTGGCCTGCTGAG GAAGTTGTAGATGACTACACCTTTGAGTGTGAGGTGGGGGGCCAAGCACAGAGGACCAAGGTGTCTATCTTCCAGTCGATGGGAGACCCACGGGTGTACGGAAAGATCTACTGCGCTAAAGAAACAAAAGTAGAGGAGGACAGCAACGACCTGAAGCTCATACATCCTCC TTTTCTCATAGGCTCAAAGATAGATGCAGATCG GTTTCTTAATCAGTATAAAGGAGTTTATGAGAGGGATGTAAAGTGTCAGGTGAAGATGTCACATAACTCAGGCACCTCAGGGCAGGGGCCGCCCTCGCCCAGCAAAGATGAG GGTGACGGTATTTCTCCACTGGTCCAGACGTCTGTTTTGGGAAAAGGTGTGAAGCACCGACCCCCTCCCATCAAACTGCCTTCtagcagcagctcctcag GTAATCCATATAGTTCCAACACCAGTGGTCTTCTGAAGTGCCCTACGCCCCCTCCAGCCAAAAGCCAATCTCTGAACAGGAAACACTCCATGGAGCTGGGCCAGGTGGGCCTCCTGTCGcctgcctccctctcccccATGGGCACCACACAGA gATCGGGGACCCCAAAGCCatccacccccacccccaccaaCACGCCATGCTCGACGCCTCACCCTGCCgactccctctctgctcctctctcgtTGACCCCCACGCCTTCAGACCTTCCAATGGTTCAGAGCCAGACACAGCCCACCCTCCTCACGCCCTTTGCCCAGCAGCAACTCGCTCTGAGCCAGCCTCTCCCCGTCATGACCATCCCTCTGCCCACCATGGGAACATCCATCACCACGGGGACCACGTCATCGCAGGTCATGCCCAACCCGGCGGGGCTCAATTTCATCAACGTGGTCAGCTCTGTCTG CAGTCCTCAGACCCTGATGAGCGGCTCCAATCCCATGCTGGGTCCAGGTCTTAACCTGAGTGGAATCCTGCCACCTGGAGGGTTGATGCCCACCATGCAGTCAGCAGCACAGACTG GGAGTCCGTTTGGCCTTAACAGCAGTGCTGGGTTGAGACCGCTGAATCTACTGCAG ATCCCCACTGGTCCTCTCATCTTtaactctctgcagcagcagcagctttctcAGTTCTCGCCACAGCAGAGTCAGTCAGCCACCTCCAGCCCTCAACAGCAGGGGGAATCG GGTGAACAGGGCTCAGATCAAAGTTTAGGAAACCAGCAAACAGCGGTTATCAACCTAGGAGTCGGAGGCTTCATGTCTCCACAGGCAGCAG TTGCAATTCTTGCAGCACcaaatgcagcagcagcagcaaatggCTATGGgagcagcagctcctcagggGGGAACACCACGGCAACATACCGCCAGCCAACCAAGAagtaa
- the supt20 gene encoding transcription factor SPT20 homolog isoform X1, whose translation MQQVLEYALDRAEYIVESARQRPAKRRLSSGGRKSLYQKLYELYMEECEKEPELKNLRRNVNLLEKLVSQESVSCLVVNLYPGNEGYSLMLRGKNGSGKKDSETIRLPYEEGELLEYLDAEELPPILVDLLEKSQVNIFHCGCVVVEVRDYRQSVNTKMPTYQSRHILLRPTMQTLICDVHAMTSDHHKWTQDDKLQLESQLILATAEPLCLDPSISVTCTANRLLYNKQKMNTRSMKRCFKRHSRAALNRQQELSHLPMPPQLQLYDYLQRRKERKTAPVIDLKISKIGNCVDMWKQSNCQLTVPKEIDVEKYAVVEKSLQLEDSQPTTVIWPAEEVVDDYTFECEVGGQAQRTKVSIFQSMGDPRVYGKIYCAKETKVEEDSNDLKLIHPPFLIGSKIDADRFLNQYKGVYERDVKCQVKMSHNSGTSGQGPPSPSKDEGDGISPLVQTSVLGKGVKHRPPPIKLPSSSSSSGNPYSSNTSGLLKCPTPPPAKSQSLNRKHSMELGQVGLLSPASLSPMGTTQRSGTPKPSTPTPTNTPCSTPHPADSLSAPLSLTPTPSDLPMVQSQTQPTLLTPFAQQQLALSQPLPVMTIPLPTMGTSITTGTTSSQVMPNPAGLNFINVVSSVCSPQTLMSGSNPMLGPGLNLSGILPPGGLMPTMQSAAQTGSPFGLNSSAGLRPLNLLQIPTGPLIFNSLQQQQLSQFSPQQSQSATSSPQQQGESGEQGSDQSLGNQQTAVINLGVGGFMSPQAAVLSQLGCGLDGPGPPLPSPRLQQQHQPQIQLQFLQHQMQQQQQMAMGAAAPQGGTPRQHTASQPRSKRKRSLPQPLPKS comes from the exons ATG CAACAAGTTTTGGAATATGCATTGGATCGAGCCGAG TACATTGTTGAAAGTGCTCGACAACGACCAGCCAAACGGAGACTTTCATCTGGTGGGAGGAAGAGTCTTTATCAGAAGCTCTATGAGCTGTACATGGAGGAATGCGAGAAAGAGCCAGAGTTAAAG AATTTAAGAAGAAATGTGAATCTACTGGAGAAGCTGGTGTCTCAGGAGTCCGTCTCGTGTCTTGTGGTCAACCTGTACCCCGGGAATGAAGGCTACTCTCTAATGCTCAGGGGCAAAAATGGATCTGGTAAGAAAG ATTCAGAAACCATCCGGCTGCCAtatgaagaaggagagctgcTGGAGTACCTAGATGCTGAGGAGCTGCCTCCTATTCTGGTGGATCTGTTGGAGAAATCACAG GTGAACATCTTCCACTGTGGCTGTGTGGTAGTAGAAGTGAGAGACTACAGGCAGTCTGTTAATACAAAGATGCCCACCTATCAGAGCAGACACATCCTGCTGCGGCCAACCATGCAG ACTCTAATCTGTGATGTCCATGCCATGACCAGTGACCACCACAAGTGGACACAG gACGACAAACTGCAGCTGGAGAGTCAGTTGATATTGGCCACAGCTGAACCTCTGTGCCTGGACCCCTCCATTTCTGTCACCTGCACAGCCAACCGTCTGCTCTACAACAAACAGAAGATGAACACTCGCTCCATGAAACG ctgtttCAAGAGGCACTCTCGAGCTGCTCTGAACCGGCAGCAGGAGCTCTCCCATCTGCCTATGCCGCCACAGCTTCAACTCTACGACTACCTacagaggagaaaggagaggaaaactgCTCCTGTAATAGACCTGAAGATCTCCAAGATTGGAAAC TGTGTCGACATGTGGAAACAAAGCAACTGCCAGTTAACTGTACCGAAAGAAATTGAT GTGGAGAAATACGCTGTGGTTGAGAAATCTCTGCAGTTGGAGGACTCTCAGCCCACCACTGTGATCTGGCCTGCTGAG GAAGTTGTAGATGACTACACCTTTGAGTGTGAGGTGGGGGGCCAAGCACAGAGGACCAAGGTGTCTATCTTCCAGTCGATGGGAGACCCACGGGTGTACGGAAAGATCTACTGCGCTAAAGAAACAAAAGTAGAGGAGGACAGCAACGACCTGAAGCTCATACATCCTCC TTTTCTCATAGGCTCAAAGATAGATGCAGATCG GTTTCTTAATCAGTATAAAGGAGTTTATGAGAGGGATGTAAAGTGTCAGGTGAAGATGTCACATAACTCAGGCACCTCAGGGCAGGGGCCGCCCTCGCCCAGCAAAGATGAG GGTGACGGTATTTCTCCACTGGTCCAGACGTCTGTTTTGGGAAAAGGTGTGAAGCACCGACCCCCTCCCATCAAACTGCCTTCtagcagcagctcctcag GTAATCCATATAGTTCCAACACCAGTGGTCTTCTGAAGTGCCCTACGCCCCCTCCAGCCAAAAGCCAATCTCTGAACAGGAAACACTCCATGGAGCTGGGCCAGGTGGGCCTCCTGTCGcctgcctccctctcccccATGGGCACCACACAGA gATCGGGGACCCCAAAGCCatccacccccacccccaccaaCACGCCATGCTCGACGCCTCACCCTGCCgactccctctctgctcctctctcgtTGACCCCCACGCCTTCAGACCTTCCAATGGTTCAGAGCCAGACACAGCCCACCCTCCTCACGCCCTTTGCCCAGCAGCAACTCGCTCTGAGCCAGCCTCTCCCCGTCATGACCATCCCTCTGCCCACCATGGGAACATCCATCACCACGGGGACCACGTCATCGCAGGTCATGCCCAACCCGGCGGGGCTCAATTTCATCAACGTGGTCAGCTCTGTCTG CAGTCCTCAGACCCTGATGAGCGGCTCCAATCCCATGCTGGGTCCAGGTCTTAACCTGAGTGGAATCCTGCCACCTGGAGGGTTGATGCCCACCATGCAGTCAGCAGCACAGACTG GGAGTCCGTTTGGCCTTAACAGCAGTGCTGGGTTGAGACCGCTGAATCTACTGCAG ATCCCCACTGGTCCTCTCATCTTtaactctctgcagcagcagcagctttctcAGTTCTCGCCACAGCAGAGTCAGTCAGCCACCTCCAGCCCTCAACAGCAGGGGGAATCG GGTGAACAGGGCTCAGATCAAAGTTTAGGAAACCAGCAAACAGCGGTTATCAACCTAGGAGTCGGAGGCTTCATGTCTCCACAGGCAGCAG TGCTGTCCCAGTTGGGCTGTGGGCTGGACGGGCCTGGGCCCCCACTGCCTTCTCCAAGgcttcagcagcagcaccagccACAGATCCAA TTGCAATTCTTGCAGCACcaaatgcagcagcagcagcaaatggCTATGGgagcagcagctcctcagggGGGAACACCACGGCAACATACCGCCAGCCAACCAAGAagtaagaggaagaggagtctgCCACAGCCGCTCCCGAAGTCATGA
- the supt20 gene encoding transcription factor SPT20 homolog isoform X2 → MQQVLEYALDRAEYIVESARQRPAKRRLSSGGRKSLYQKLYELYMEECEKEPELKNLRRNVNLLEKLVSQESVSCLVVNLYPGNEGYSLMLRGKNGSGKKDSETIRLPYEEGELLEYLDAEELPPILVDLLEKSQVNIFHCGCVVVEVRDYRQSVNTKMPTYQSRHILLRPTMQTLICDVHAMTSDHHKWTQDDKLQLESQLILATAEPLCLDPSISVTCTANRLLYNKQKMNTRSMKRCFKRHSRAALNRQQELSHLPMPPQLQLYDYLQRRKERKTAPVIDLKISKIGNCVDMWKQSNCQLTVPKEIDVEKYAVVEKSLQLEDSQPTTVIWPAEEVVDDYTFECEVGGQAQRTKVSIFQSMGDPRVYGKIYCAKETKVEEDSNDLKLIHPPFLIGSKIDADRFLNQYKGVYERDVKCQVKMSHNSGTSGQGPPSPSKDEGDGISPLVQTSVLGKGVKHRPPPIKLPSSSSSSGNPYSSNTSGLLKCPTPPPAKSQSLNRKHSMELGQVGLLSPASLSPMGTTQRSGTPKPSTPTPTNTPCSTPHPADSLSAPLSLTPTPSDLPMVQSQTQPTLLTPFAQQQLALSQPLPVMTIPLPTMGTSITTGTTSSQVMPNPAGLNFINVVSSVCPQTLMSGSNPMLGPGLNLSGILPPGGLMPTMQSAAQTGSPFGLNSSAGLRPLNLLQIPTGPLIFNSLQQQQLSQFSPQQSQSATSSPQQQGESGEQGSDQSLGNQQTAVINLGVGGFMSPQAAVLSQLGCGLDGPGPPLPSPRLQQQHQPQIQLQFLQHQMQQQQQMAMGAAAPQGGTPRQHTASQPRSKRKRSLPQPLPKS, encoded by the exons ATG CAACAAGTTTTGGAATATGCATTGGATCGAGCCGAG TACATTGTTGAAAGTGCTCGACAACGACCAGCCAAACGGAGACTTTCATCTGGTGGGAGGAAGAGTCTTTATCAGAAGCTCTATGAGCTGTACATGGAGGAATGCGAGAAAGAGCCAGAGTTAAAG AATTTAAGAAGAAATGTGAATCTACTGGAGAAGCTGGTGTCTCAGGAGTCCGTCTCGTGTCTTGTGGTCAACCTGTACCCCGGGAATGAAGGCTACTCTCTAATGCTCAGGGGCAAAAATGGATCTGGTAAGAAAG ATTCAGAAACCATCCGGCTGCCAtatgaagaaggagagctgcTGGAGTACCTAGATGCTGAGGAGCTGCCTCCTATTCTGGTGGATCTGTTGGAGAAATCACAG GTGAACATCTTCCACTGTGGCTGTGTGGTAGTAGAAGTGAGAGACTACAGGCAGTCTGTTAATACAAAGATGCCCACCTATCAGAGCAGACACATCCTGCTGCGGCCAACCATGCAG ACTCTAATCTGTGATGTCCATGCCATGACCAGTGACCACCACAAGTGGACACAG gACGACAAACTGCAGCTGGAGAGTCAGTTGATATTGGCCACAGCTGAACCTCTGTGCCTGGACCCCTCCATTTCTGTCACCTGCACAGCCAACCGTCTGCTCTACAACAAACAGAAGATGAACACTCGCTCCATGAAACG ctgtttCAAGAGGCACTCTCGAGCTGCTCTGAACCGGCAGCAGGAGCTCTCCCATCTGCCTATGCCGCCACAGCTTCAACTCTACGACTACCTacagaggagaaaggagaggaaaactgCTCCTGTAATAGACCTGAAGATCTCCAAGATTGGAAAC TGTGTCGACATGTGGAAACAAAGCAACTGCCAGTTAACTGTACCGAAAGAAATTGAT GTGGAGAAATACGCTGTGGTTGAGAAATCTCTGCAGTTGGAGGACTCTCAGCCCACCACTGTGATCTGGCCTGCTGAG GAAGTTGTAGATGACTACACCTTTGAGTGTGAGGTGGGGGGCCAAGCACAGAGGACCAAGGTGTCTATCTTCCAGTCGATGGGAGACCCACGGGTGTACGGAAAGATCTACTGCGCTAAAGAAACAAAAGTAGAGGAGGACAGCAACGACCTGAAGCTCATACATCCTCC TTTTCTCATAGGCTCAAAGATAGATGCAGATCG GTTTCTTAATCAGTATAAAGGAGTTTATGAGAGGGATGTAAAGTGTCAGGTGAAGATGTCACATAACTCAGGCACCTCAGGGCAGGGGCCGCCCTCGCCCAGCAAAGATGAG GGTGACGGTATTTCTCCACTGGTCCAGACGTCTGTTTTGGGAAAAGGTGTGAAGCACCGACCCCCTCCCATCAAACTGCCTTCtagcagcagctcctcag GTAATCCATATAGTTCCAACACCAGTGGTCTTCTGAAGTGCCCTACGCCCCCTCCAGCCAAAAGCCAATCTCTGAACAGGAAACACTCCATGGAGCTGGGCCAGGTGGGCCTCCTGTCGcctgcctccctctcccccATGGGCACCACACAGA gATCGGGGACCCCAAAGCCatccacccccacccccaccaaCACGCCATGCTCGACGCCTCACCCTGCCgactccctctctgctcctctctcgtTGACCCCCACGCCTTCAGACCTTCCAATGGTTCAGAGCCAGACACAGCCCACCCTCCTCACGCCCTTTGCCCAGCAGCAACTCGCTCTGAGCCAGCCTCTCCCCGTCATGACCATCCCTCTGCCCACCATGGGAACATCCATCACCACGGGGACCACGTCATCGCAGGTCATGCCCAACCCGGCGGGGCTCAATTTCATCAACGTGGTCAGCTCTGTCTG TCCTCAGACCCTGATGAGCGGCTCCAATCCCATGCTGGGTCCAGGTCTTAACCTGAGTGGAATCCTGCCACCTGGAGGGTTGATGCCCACCATGCAGTCAGCAGCACAGACTG GGAGTCCGTTTGGCCTTAACAGCAGTGCTGGGTTGAGACCGCTGAATCTACTGCAG ATCCCCACTGGTCCTCTCATCTTtaactctctgcagcagcagcagctttctcAGTTCTCGCCACAGCAGAGTCAGTCAGCCACCTCCAGCCCTCAACAGCAGGGGGAATCG GGTGAACAGGGCTCAGATCAAAGTTTAGGAAACCAGCAAACAGCGGTTATCAACCTAGGAGTCGGAGGCTTCATGTCTCCACAGGCAGCAG TGCTGTCCCAGTTGGGCTGTGGGCTGGACGGGCCTGGGCCCCCACTGCCTTCTCCAAGgcttcagcagcagcaccagccACAGATCCAA TTGCAATTCTTGCAGCACcaaatgcagcagcagcagcaaatggCTATGGgagcagcagctcctcagggGGGAACACCACGGCAACATACCGCCAGCCAACCAAGAagtaagaggaagaggagtctgCCACAGCCGCTCCCGAAGTCATGA